From a single Ooceraea biroi isolate clonal line C1 chromosome 12, Obir_v5.4, whole genome shotgun sequence genomic region:
- the LOC105280685 gene encoding S-phase kinase-associated protein 1, translating to MPNIKLQSSDGEVFDVEVNIAKCSVTIKTMLEDLGMDEDEEEVVPLPNVNAAILRKVIQWASYHKDDPPPPEDDENKEKRTDDISSWDADFLKVDQGTLFELILAANYLDIKGLLDVTCKTVANMIKGKTPEEIRKTFNIKNDFTASEEEQVRKENEWCEEK from the exons ATGCCGAACATAAAACTGCAGAGTTCCGATGGCGAAGTGTTTGATGTTGAGGTCAACATCGCAAAATGCTCCGTTACGATCAAGACTATGTTGGAGGACCTTGGCatggacgaggacgaggaggaggttGTGCCACTGCCGAATGTTAACGCTGCGATTCTCAGGAAGGTCATACAATGGGCCTCGTATCACAAGGATGATCCACCCCCACCGGAAGATGACGAGAACAAAGAGAAGCGGACAGACGACATCAGTTCATGGGACGCAGACTTCTTAAAg GTGGATCAAGGAACACTCTTTGAATTGATTCTGGCAGCTAATTACCTTGATATTAAGGGACTTTTGGATGTCACGTGCAAAACCGTCGCCAATATGATCAAAGGCAAGACACCTGAAGAGATTCgcaaaacatttaatatcaaGAATGACTTTACCGCCTCAGAGGAAGAGCAAGTGCGCAAGGAGAACGAGTGGTGCGAAGAGAAGTAA